The stretch of DNA CATGTGAGTCCCCGTCGCTCACGCTTCCGGCTCGTGGATGGTTTTAGTGCCCGTGATACGTCAATCGACTGAAATTCGAATCAGACTGGAATCCGAATCAGGCGGCAATGTGCTGTTCCACTTCGTCGGCATTGAGGGAGACAATCGCGATTCCCAGCTTATCGGCCAGTTCGACCGCTTCGGGTTCATCGATGATGATGGTTTGCCCTGCCTCAACCGCCAGTACGCGGCCACCCGCTTCGTGCATCGTCCGGATGGTTTGAATCCCGATCGTCGGGACATCAAAACGCCGATCCTGATTGGGCTTGGCCACCTTGACGACTGTAAATCCGCCGCGACGGCACAGTTCGGCAGCACGGCGAATGCAGCGATCGGTCCCTTCGATGGCCTCGACGGCAATAACAGCCATGTCATTCACCACGACTGACTGGCCGACATCGAGCCGCCCCATTTCCTTGGCCAGACTCCAACCAAAGCGAATGTCGCGCCATTGGGCATCGGTGGGTTTACGCCGAGTGAGAAATCCGTGTTTCACAAGCAACTCCGGGCAATAATCAAGGGCGGAATCGAAATGAAAGTTATCACGTTCAAACTCGCGGATCACCGCCAGTAAGATGGTGTCATCTTTACGGTTGGATGTGGCAAAGCTGTACCACATGCGGAGTGTCCGGAAGTCGGGGAGCAGCCGAAAGATTCGCCATGACTGAAACAGGACGGTTTTCTCGATCTTTCCTGCCATGATCAGTCGATCAACGCGATGCCGCTTGAAGACCCGCATGGCGTAGCCAAAGCGAGCCAGTGGCCCTTCCTGATAGATATGGCAATGCTGTGCCAACTCGGGAGAAGCCATGCCGGCCACACCCACACAAACGACTTTGATCCCCTGCTTTTTCGCAGCTTCAGCAAAGGAAATCGGAAACCTGCCAGCACCTGCCAGCAGGCCCACTCTTTGCGCGGATCCTGGAACATCCATGCTCATCATGGCGAACGAACATCCTGTTCGAAAGTTTGTGATTCACTGCCAGTTGTTGAGCTGACTCAAGAAAACCAGCTTCTGATTTAACCAGCGGCCTTGAGAGGATTGCTGGATGCTTCGGCCATCAATTTTTCAAGTTCAGCCAACCTCTTGGCCATGGCCCGCATTTCTTCCCGCATTTCGGGAACTCGCTTGAGCGTAAAGACGAGTCGCTTCTGTTCGGCTTCCGGGCTCGCGGGGTAACCAATCCACGTTTCGCCGTCGGGCACATTGCGATGCACACCCGCCTTGGCACCAACCATGCAACCTGTGCCCATGTGCGTGTGATCTTTCACACCCACCTGGCCACCCAGACGGACATAATCGCCCGTGCTGCAGGAACCTGCGAGACCCACTTGAGCAGCAAAGACGTTGTTCCGGCCCACGCGGCAGTTGTGACCAATCATGACCATGTTGTCGATCTTGGTTCCGGCACCGATGACAGTGGCATCGACAGCACCTCGGTCGATCGTCGCACCGGCACCGATTTCCACATCACTTTCGATAATCACACCGCCCAGTTGCGGCACCTTGATAAACCGGCCCTGCTCGAAACGATAGCCAAAACCATCGGCTCCCAGGACGGCATTGGCATGAATGATGACGCGATCGCCCAGCGAAACTTCATGATAAAGCACAGCGTTCGAATAGATCTGGCAATCTCGTCCCAGACGCGAACCGGCTCCAATACTGGCCCCTGGATGGATATCGCAGTCATCGCCAATGATGACGTCTTCACCAATGTAGGCACCGGGCCCAATGGCACAGTTTTCGCCGATCCGGGCTGTGGAACTGATAAAAGCCGAGGGTGAAATCCCTCTCTTCAGGCGACTGCGAATGATACGGAAGAGTGGCAGCACCTGAAGAAAAGCGGCCTGAGGATCTTCCACTTCCAACAACACGAGTCTAGGGTAATCCGCATTGACGCGGGCGGATTGTGAGGGGTGAATGACCACCGCAGACGCACTGGTTTCCTTCAACCGGCTGATATGACGGTCTTCGGAAAGGAAGGTCAGTTCACCAGACTTGGCCTGTTCAATCGCTGCAGCACCCGTCACAGGTTCCTGAGGAGTGGCCACGCATCCGTCAAGCGTGACAATACGGGCGCCAATCAAAGAGGCAATGGACTCGATGGTATGAGCCATTCCGGCATCCTTTCCGGGTGGTGATCTCTAAAGACTTGAGAAATCTCAAGTAGAATTTACAAAATCTGGTTGTACCGAAAAATCCCCTGTGCCGACAAGGTCGATTCGTGTGACAATCTGGCAAACTCAGTGAAACCAGAGAAAGTCACCACTGAAAACGCTTTCATATTCTCACTGCAGCTACTAAGGCCTCTCGATGCTTGAGATATTAACTGGCACTGGCGCTGCACGTCATCAGGAGGCAGTGGCGCGCTATGCGAGTCATCTCCGACAAGGTCTCGCAGCCGGTCAATTGGGGACTGGCCTGTGGCTCACACCCTCGGCACGCACGCACTCGAAGACTTATCAGGCTTTGCTGGAATTACTGAAGGGCAAGATTGCCGCCCCCAACCTGCATACGTTTGAGTCGTTTTCTGAGATCATTCTGAGTCATGGGTCTGCGGCAGCGACTCCCATTACGCCTTCCACGCAATTTCTGCTGCTGTCACACGCGATTCAGACAGTCTATCAGCGGGGTGAATGCCAGGAGTTCAGCGCTGTTATCGAGACTCGGGGTTTGACAAAAATCGTCAGTGACTGGATTGCCGAGCTTAAGCGGGATGAAACGTGGCCTGAGGAATTTCTCAAAAGCTGCCAACAGCAAAAAGGGGGCGCGACAAGCAAGGATCTGGCATTGGCAGCGATTTATCACGAATACCAGGCGTTGCTCAATGCACGCGGCTGGTACGATCAGGAAGGTCGATCGTGGCTGGCTCGGGCGGCCATCTCCCAGGGAGCCAGAGCACCTTTCGATCAGGTGCGGCTTGTGGTCTGCGATGGTTTTGTCGACTTCACGTGGATTCAGTACGAGTTACTCGAGCAATTTGCGAGATGGAACGCCGACATCGTCATCACCTTGCCCGACGAATTCGCCAGCCAGCGGAATGCGTCTTTTGATCGAAGCGAGCTGTTTGCGATTCCTCGCCGAACACTTGAGATTCTGAATTCTCGAATCAAACCCCTGCAAGAGATTCGCGTCCACTCGATATCGACAAATCCAGATCATGGAACTGTTCCTGCGGGAATTGAACAACTTTCGCGGAATCTTTTTGGTAACCCGCGAATTGTCAGCCGAAGTTCAACGGCTGCTGGGTTTGATGCGATTGCTGCGGGTGGGCCGCATCGCGAGCTGGAGGCGGTCAGTCATCAGATCAAGAAGTGGCGTTCGAGTGGTTTTTTGGCCGAAGAGATCGTGGTTGTGATTCGAGGCCTGGCGAGTGAAGCCTCGCGCTGGCTGGATCATTTCGAACTGGCGGGGATACCGGCTTATGCTCCTCAGGCCTCATCGCTGGAAAGCTGTCCCGTCGTGCGCTGGATGGCGCAACTGGTCAAACTGGAACTGAATGACTGGACGAGCCACGACCTGCGTCTGGTCGTCTCATCGACATTTTTTCGCCCTGCCCAATTTCCGCCCAAAGCCAAACGGGCCTTATTGGCGTGGCTGGCAAAATCACCTGCTTCCAGCCGCAAAATTCTCAGCTTGAAAGCCCGCGAACGAGCGACAGATCCCAGCGCATTGACAACTGAGAAGGAGATCAATCACACACTGGTCAGCCAGGGGTTGGAAATACTGCTGCGTATGACCGAGAAACTCAGTACATCACACAGCTTTGAGGGGTGGATTGATCTGTGGGCAGCCATCATCAGTCAATGGACACCCTTCTTGCCGGATTCACTAAACGATAAGGCAGATCGTGGCGACTGGGAGCTTCTGCAAAGGATTCTTCGCCGGGTATCCCGCTGCCGTGGGACGTGGCAAGAACCTTCCGAACGACTCAGTCTGCAGGCGTGGTGGAGCGAAGTCGAGGCCTGCCTGAGTGTGGAACGCAGTTTACCGCCGGCCCCGTCACCGGGAATGATTTCGCTGATTGATCCGGCCCAGGCACGATTTCTCGAATCAGCGCGCTGCGTCGTGATTGTGGGTGCGACCGAACAGGCTTACCCGGCTGCAGATCATACCAATTGCCTTTACAGTCATGCCGAGCGTCAAAGCCTGATTGCAGCGGGTCTTCGGCTGGTACGGGAAGAGGATCATTCTTCCGAAGAGACGCTGCTTTTCTGGCAACTGGTCTCCATGGCCACAGAAAATCTGTTGATCACATATCCCGCGATCAATGCCAAAGGACAGGAGCTTTTCCCCAGCCCGTTTGTGCTGGCGGCGTGCGATTTATTCACAAAAGAAGTGCAGTTGCCCCGGCATGTGGGCTCGATCCATGTGATGCCGGAGCGGGAAGAGATCCATACCCGCCGGGACTTACGTATTGTGGCGTTTGACAAGGCGATGACAGGCCATGCAGGCTGGTGGAAGGCAGGTTTGCTGGATACGACCGAGGGACAGGCCTATCGGAATATGGCTCGCGGTCTGCCCATGCTGCAGGCTCGATATCGAACAGAAGGTTTTACTGAGTACGAGGGGATGCTCAACGAGCCAGCTCTTCGCGAGGAGTTTGCTCGCCAATATGGGCCAGAGCATCAATTCAGCGTGACGAGATTAGAACTTTATGCCAACTGTCCGTTTCGATTCTGGATCGAAGAGGTGTTGGGACTCTCGCCGCGTGAGACCAAGCAACTCTCAACGAATTACCTCATGAGAGGGACTGCTCTTCATAGTGCTTTAGCGTCCCTATTGGGAAGTGGCCGGCTGGCATTGGCTGATGAAGCGGAATTGAGCCGGATTTTCGCCGAACATGTGGCTGTCGAAATGC from Planctopirus ephydatiae encodes:
- a CDS encoding LpxI family protein, whose product is MMSMDVPGSAQRVGLLAGAGRFPISFAEAAKKQGIKVVCVGVAGMASPELAQHCHIYQEGPLARFGYAMRVFKRHRVDRLIMAGKIEKTVLFQSWRIFRLLPDFRTLRMWYSFATSNRKDDTILLAVIREFERDNFHFDSALDYCPELLVKHGFLTRRKPTDAQWRDIRFGWSLAKEMGRLDVGQSVVVNDMAVIAVEAIEGTDRCIRRAAELCRRGGFTVVKVAKPNQDRRFDVPTIGIQTIRTMHEAGGRVLAVEAGQTIIIDEPEAVELADKLGIAIVSLNADEVEQHIAA
- the lpxD gene encoding UDP-3-O-(3-hydroxymyristoyl)glucosamine N-acyltransferase, whose amino-acid sequence is MAHTIESIASLIGARIVTLDGCVATPQEPVTGAAAIEQAKSGELTFLSEDRHISRLKETSASAVVIHPSQSARVNADYPRLVLLEVEDPQAAFLQVLPLFRIIRSRLKRGISPSAFISSTARIGENCAIGPGAYIGEDVIIGDDCDIHPGASIGAGSRLGRDCQIYSNAVLYHEVSLGDRVIIHANAVLGADGFGYRFEQGRFIKVPQLGGVIIESDVEIGAGATIDRGAVDATVIGAGTKIDNMVMIGHNCRVGRNNVFAAQVGLAGSCSTGDYVRLGGQVGVKDHTHMGTGCMVGAKAGVHRNVPDGETWIGYPASPEAEQKRLVFTLKRVPEMREEMRAMAKRLAELEKLMAEASSNPLKAAG
- a CDS encoding PD-(D/E)XK nuclease family protein, which produces MLEILTGTGAARHQEAVARYASHLRQGLAAGQLGTGLWLTPSARTHSKTYQALLELLKGKIAAPNLHTFESFSEIILSHGSAAATPITPSTQFLLLSHAIQTVYQRGECQEFSAVIETRGLTKIVSDWIAELKRDETWPEEFLKSCQQQKGGATSKDLALAAIYHEYQALLNARGWYDQEGRSWLARAAISQGARAPFDQVRLVVCDGFVDFTWIQYELLEQFARWNADIVITLPDEFASQRNASFDRSELFAIPRRTLEILNSRIKPLQEIRVHSISTNPDHGTVPAGIEQLSRNLFGNPRIVSRSSTAAGFDAIAAGGPHRELEAVSHQIKKWRSSGFLAEEIVVVIRGLASEASRWLDHFELAGIPAYAPQASSLESCPVVRWMAQLVKLELNDWTSHDLRLVVSSTFFRPAQFPPKAKRALLAWLAKSPASSRKILSLKARERATDPSALTTEKEINHTLVSQGLEILLRMTEKLSTSHSFEGWIDLWAAIISQWTPFLPDSLNDKADRGDWELLQRILRRVSRCRGTWQEPSERLSLQAWWSEVEACLSVERSLPPAPSPGMISLIDPAQARFLESARCVVIVGATEQAYPAADHTNCLYSHAERQSLIAAGLRLVREEDHSSEETLLFWQLVSMATENLLITYPAINAKGQELFPSPFVLAACDLFTKEVQLPRHVGSIHVMPEREEIHTRRDLRIVAFDKAMTGHAGWWKAGLLDTTEGQAYRNMARGLPMLQARYRTEGFTEYEGMLNEPALREEFARQYGPEHQFSVTRLELYANCPFRFWIEEVLGLSPRETKQLSTNYLMRGTALHSALASLLGSGRLALADEAELSRIFAEHVAVEMQRRAKGSPLAEAMARLDSQIVSAWSEQFAASQREYLETMVSAWGGMPETTLPEVAFGQVYDDHGELIHGPYPALEISRGEHLVRLGGKIDRIDAHKLPSGEQFFSIIDYKSGGASQYRFDEKAVQQGLSLQLVVYLLAVKRLRMAGENAEAWQAGFWGLRKEGLMAGLKAGRKSKEWNRLDEDSIHRLEEAVQQSVIDLAISIRNGEFMVDGATKLKPSPCSSQCPTATVCRVKQQVGLAKQLHKIRPALDAPRATSSVESPAS